In a single window of the Montipora capricornis isolate CH-2021 chromosome 11, ASM3666992v2, whole genome shotgun sequence genome:
- the LOC138024535 gene encoding uncharacterized protein, whose product MPADDDSSRSNPALDEASRSAVKALVNESIANLTDNLTEVIESRLGAFATKFSAQNSSTVTNAVKKARLDRYICKRKGNQQQLDHAHDVLEKFDDATDSLKAGAHERVKRSLEEGTKLVSKRIKAIKLADKSEFGWLTVSEYLSDELASDSDDEKRMYRSEKRAERKVKEKLKQKRSRPQCSASSSYRTSSSYGSRNERSDDRFEPRPRRLGPCFKLSIPLWLLFSLGLFFYFGYVLSYARRPYPVCSMYSVVPCAIWS is encoded by the coding sequence ATGCCTGCGGATGATGATTCTTCCAGAAGCAATCCAGCTTTAGACGAAGCTTCGCGGAGTGCTGTGAAGGCTTTGGTCAACGAATCAATTGCCAATTTGACCGACAACTTAACCGAGGTAATTGAGAGCCGTTTGGGTGCTTTTGCCACGAAGTTTTCAGCACAAAACAGTTCTACCGTGACTAACGCAGTTAAGAAGGCTCGTTTGGACCGGTACATCTGCAAGAGAAAGGGCAATCAGCAGCAGTTAGATCACGCTCACGACGTCTTGGAGAAGTTTGATGATGCCACCGACTCGCTCAAGGCCGGCGCTCATGAACGAGTGAAACGATCCTTGGAAGAAGGTACGAAGCTAGTCTCTAAACGTATCAAGGCCATTAAATTAGCTGACAAGAGCGAATTCGGTTGGCTGACAGTCAGCGAGTACCTATCGGACGAGTTGGCGTCCGATTCAGATGATGAGAAACGAATGTATCGCTCGGAGAAGAGGGCGGAGAGGAAGGTGAAGGAAAAGctgaaacagaagcgaagcagaCCGCAATGCAGCGCCTCCTCATCGTACCGAACCTCGTCGTCTTACGGTTCCAGGAACGAGAGAAGTGATGATCGTTTCGAGCCACGCCCTAGACGCTTGGGACCTTGTTTTAAGTTGAGTATACCGCTTTGGTTACTTTTTTCACTAGGTTTGTTCTTTTACTTCGGGTATGTTCTTTCGTACGCACGCAGACCGTATCCAGTTTGCTCCATGTATTCTGTTGTGCCTTGTGCTATTTGGTCGTAA